TTCCCTGTTCCCTATTTCTGAGATAAATCTAATAAATTTGCTAACTTATAAACTGTTCGCGCCCCGACATTACCATCCCATTCAGCATCACCAACCTCACAAACATCAAAACCAATAATTTTTCTACCACTATTTACCAGTTCGCGGAATAGACAGTAAACTTGTTCTAATTCCAGTCCGCCAGGGACAGGAGTACCTGTGTTGGGGCAAAGTTTAGGGTCTAAACCATCAATGTCGAAGCTAATATAAACTTTTTCTGGTAAATGATTGATAATTTCTCGACATAAATCCAACCAAGTCTTACCAGAATATAGTTGTTGTTTAATTGCTGAATCATAATAACCAATAATGCGATTATTTGATTGATTAATTATTTGTACTTCATCATGACAAATATCTCGTACACCTACTTGGACTAATTTAGAAATTTGCGGTATTTTTATGGCATTAAACATAATAGACGCATGAGAAAACTCAAATTCCTCATAGGCATTACGTAGGTCTGCATGGGCATCAATATGTAAAATTCCCCAGTCATCATATTGATTAGCTAAAGCTTGAAAGTAGCCTAATGGTGAACTGTGATCACCACCAATGACAGCAACTCGTTTACCTTGATTTATTGCTGCTTGTGCTTGGGTAAATAACCAATGATTTACCTGTTCTCCAGCTTGGTTAATTGCCTCTAGAATAGGAGTTAAATCCGGTGAGTCTGTTAGGGATTTACCTTGGGCTTGACGTTCAATAATTATGGCTGCTTGTTGACGATAGTAGTTATTTTTTTCAATCATTTCCTGGGGAATTTCTACCATAAATATTCCCTGTTTCCAACCATCAGGATGATCAAAATCAAATAAATCTATTTGCAGTGAAGCATCTAAAATTTGCTGTGGTCCGTTGGCCGTTCCGGCACGATAGGAAACCGTGACTTCCCAAGGTATGGGGAAGATAATTAAGTTGGCTGAATC
The DNA window shown above is from Anabaena sp. WA102 and carries:
- a CDS encoding agmatinase family protein; this translates as MNDSIENYNPNSVAEKNGNFMGLPFNYDSANLIIFPIPWEVTVSYRAGTANGPQQILDASLQIDLFDFDHPDGWKQGIFMVEIPQEMIEKNNYYRQQAAIIIERQAQGKSLTDSPDLTPILEAINQAGEQVNHWLFTQAQAAINQGKRVAVIGGDHSSPLGYFQALANQYDDWGILHIDAHADLRNAYEEFEFSHASIMFNAIKIPQISKLVQVGVRDICHDEVQIINQSNNRIIGYYDSAIKQQLYSGKTWLDLCREIINHLPEKVYISFDIDGLDPKLCPNTGTPVPGGLELEQVYCLFRELVNSGRKIIGFDVCEVGDAEWDGNVGARTVYKLANLLDLSQK